The following proteins are co-located in the Echinicola sp. 20G genome:
- a CDS encoding GntR family transcriptional regulator yields MICESKIFESLLYESSRVPKYKQLSDLIIQSIERKDLEIGEKLPSISELKDITGLSKDTIVKTLNYLREKKIVVSVMSKGFFVARNVNLSKTKVLIVLNKLSNYKLKIFNAFVDAVGADFHVDLKVHHCSANNLREILKENQLIYDHFVVMPHFNDKQDVVDKVLDYFKAMPAGQLLLMDKYLPELGELVPCIYQDFKWDIYYALCSAIINKKKYKKIVLVFPENPFYPYPNEIKNGFTKFCKDINCDAEIIDKIYPYMEFQKGDAYIIIDESDLINFLQQVKGSELRLGLDLGVISYNETPLKKVMEISVLSTDFEVMADSAAYMLKKNKCETVQNYFDFIDRGSI; encoded by the coding sequence ATGATTTGCGAATCAAAAATTTTTGAAAGTTTATTATACGAATCCTCAAGGGTCCCAAAATACAAGCAGCTATCCGATTTAATTATCCAATCTATAGAAAGAAAGGATTTAGAAATTGGAGAAAAACTTCCCTCAATTAGTGAATTAAAAGATATCACTGGACTTTCAAAAGACACCATTGTCAAAACATTGAATTACCTACGTGAAAAAAAAATAGTTGTCTCAGTTATGAGTAAAGGTTTTTTTGTAGCTCGTAACGTTAATTTGTCCAAAACAAAGGTGTTAATCGTTTTAAATAAGCTGAGCAATTATAAACTTAAAATTTTTAACGCATTTGTTGATGCTGTAGGAGCGGACTTCCATGTGGATTTAAAGGTGCATCATTGCAGTGCCAATAACCTACGCGAAATATTAAAGGAAAATCAATTGATCTATGATCACTTCGTGGTCATGCCTCACTTTAATGATAAACAGGATGTGGTTGACAAAGTGTTAGACTACTTCAAGGCTATGCCTGCAGGACAATTGTTATTAATGGATAAATACCTTCCAGAATTAGGAGAGTTAGTACCATGTATTTACCAAGATTTTAAATGGGACATCTATTATGCCTTATGCTCTGCAATTATAAATAAAAAAAAATATAAGAAAATAGTATTGGTGTTTCCTGAAAACCCATTTTATCCTTATCCAAATGAGATTAAAAATGGTTTTACCAAATTCTGTAAAGATATAAACTGTGATGCTGAAATAATTGATAAAATATATCCCTACATGGAGTTCCAGAAAGGAGATGCCTATATTATTATAGATGAGTCAGACCTAATTAACTTTTTACAACAAGTAAAAGGAAGTGAACTTCGATTAGGTCTTGATCTAGGTGTGATTTCCTACAATGAAACCCCTTTGAAAAAAGTAATGGAAATATCCGTACTGAGTACCGACTTTGAAGTGATGGCAGACTCAGCTGCATATATGCTGAAGAAGAATAAATGTGAGACGGTACAAAATTATTTTGACTTTATTGACCGAGGAAGTATATAA